One part of the Microbacterium saperdae genome encodes these proteins:
- the treY gene encoding malto-oligosyltrehalose synthase, translating into MTRRPLSTYRLQIRSQLTLDDAADLVPYLVDLGISWAYLSPLLAAVPGSDHGYDVVDHSRVDASRGGEAGLRRFADTAHEAGLGVLVDIVPNHVGVAIPRQNPWWWDVLRLGRGSRYATAFDIDWRHGNGKLRLPILGSVAEAALDNGDFVVDTTASDDAPDGTLSYFEHVLPLAPGSGDLASDLPALLAAQHYELRFWQDQNAELNYRRFFAVSELAGIRVELPDVFASSHREIVRWITEGLADGIRVDHPDGLADPGGYLEALAGATGAVYTLVEKILEPGESLPPWWRTEGTTGYDALGEIDRVLVDPDGVAALSLLDARLRAETGLAEGQSWPELIHTTKRMIADGLLQSEIRRLVGSLPYGIVGAEDALAELVACFPVYRSYLPAGHEHLSEAFQESRARRPDLADAFDELQPLLADARTEVGVRFPQTSGAVMAKGVEDTAFYRWTRLGTLTEVGGDPSIAALSIAEFHDAQRARLASWPHAMTTLSTHDTKRSEDVRARLSVLSEIPERWSEVLEELRTIASTGHGPLDALLWQAVVGAWPIASDRVLAYAQKAAREAAEATGWQHPDAAFEEGLAAIADASGGAARATVERFVAEIDAFGRSNSLSAKLLQLAGPGVPDVYQGTELWDHSLVDPDNRRPVDFAERARLLQALDTDFGRGVLPPIDDSGRAKLLVTSRTLRLRRDNPELFATYRPAVVTGPASAHAVAVDRGGVTVVATRLPVGLSRLGGWGETQLLRRDVAAVDALTGRRIEPGPVRVEELLADYPVALLVDAR; encoded by the coding sequence ATGACGCGGCGACCGCTGTCGACGTATCGGTTGCAGATCCGCTCGCAGCTCACCCTCGACGACGCCGCGGACCTGGTGCCGTACCTGGTCGATCTCGGCATCTCCTGGGCCTACCTGTCGCCCCTGCTCGCCGCCGTGCCCGGTTCGGATCACGGCTACGACGTGGTGGACCACTCCCGCGTCGATGCGAGCCGTGGCGGCGAGGCCGGTCTGCGCCGGTTCGCCGACACCGCGCACGAGGCGGGGCTCGGCGTCCTCGTGGACATCGTGCCCAACCATGTCGGTGTCGCGATACCGAGGCAGAACCCGTGGTGGTGGGACGTGCTGCGCCTCGGTCGCGGGTCGCGGTACGCCACCGCATTCGACATCGATTGGCGTCACGGAAACGGGAAGCTCCGGCTGCCGATCCTCGGCTCGGTCGCCGAAGCCGCGCTCGACAACGGGGACTTCGTGGTCGACACGACCGCATCCGACGACGCCCCCGACGGCACGTTGTCGTACTTCGAGCATGTGCTCCCGCTCGCCCCGGGCTCGGGAGACCTCGCATCCGACCTCCCCGCGCTGCTGGCCGCCCAGCACTACGAGCTGCGCTTCTGGCAGGACCAGAATGCCGAACTCAACTACCGCCGCTTCTTCGCGGTGTCGGAGCTGGCCGGCATCCGGGTGGAGCTGCCCGATGTGTTCGCCTCCTCGCACCGTGAGATCGTGCGGTGGATCACGGAGGGTCTCGCCGACGGCATCCGCGTCGATCATCCCGACGGCCTGGCCGACCCCGGTGGATACCTGGAGGCACTGGCGGGTGCGACGGGGGCCGTGTACACGCTGGTGGAGAAGATCCTCGAACCGGGAGAGTCGCTGCCGCCGTGGTGGCGCACGGAGGGGACCACCGGCTACGACGCGCTCGGCGAGATCGATCGCGTCCTCGTGGACCCGGACGGTGTCGCAGCGCTGTCCCTGCTGGACGCGCGGTTGCGTGCCGAGACGGGGCTCGCCGAAGGCCAGAGCTGGCCCGAGCTCATCCACACGACCAAGCGGATGATCGCGGATGGGCTGCTGCAATCCGAGATCCGTCGCCTCGTCGGCAGTCTTCCGTACGGGATCGTGGGAGCCGAAGACGCCTTGGCCGAGCTGGTCGCGTGCTTCCCGGTGTATCGCTCCTACCTCCCGGCGGGACACGAGCATCTGAGCGAGGCGTTCCAGGAGTCACGCGCACGGCGCCCGGACCTCGCGGACGCGTTCGACGAACTGCAACCTCTGCTCGCCGATGCGCGCACCGAGGTCGGCGTGCGGTTCCCGCAGACGAGTGGCGCCGTGATGGCGAAAGGTGTGGAGGACACCGCGTTCTATCGGTGGACGCGGCTGGGCACCCTCACCGAGGTGGGTGGCGACCCGTCGATCGCCGCCCTGTCGATCGCGGAGTTCCACGATGCACAGCGGGCACGGCTGGCGTCCTGGCCGCATGCCATGACGACGCTCTCCACCCACGACACCAAGCGCTCGGAAGACGTCCGCGCCCGACTCAGCGTCCTGTCGGAGATCCCGGAGCGGTGGTCCGAGGTGCTGGAGGAGTTGCGCACGATCGCATCGACCGGTCATGGTCCGCTCGATGCCCTGCTCTGGCAGGCCGTGGTCGGGGCATGGCCGATCGCCTCGGATCGTGTGCTCGCTTATGCGCAGAAGGCGGCGAGGGAAGCGGCGGAGGCGACAGGGTGGCAGCATCCGGATGCGGCCTTCGAGGAGGGGCTGGCGGCGATCGCCGACGCCTCGGGCGGTGCCGCGCGTGCCACGGTGGAGCGCTTCGTCGCCGAGATCGACGCGTTCGGCCGTTCGAACTCGCTGTCGGCGAAGCTGCTGCAGCTCGCCGGCCCCGGCGTGCCCGACGTCTATCAGGGCACCGAGCTGTGGGACCACTCGCTGGTCGACCCCGACAACCGCCGGCCGGTCGATTTCGCGGAGCGGGCGCGTCTGCTGCAGGCTCTCGACACGGACTTCGGACGCGGTGTGCTGCCGCCGATCGATGACTCCGGACGGGCGAAGCTTCTCGTCACCTCGCGCACGCTGAGGCTGCGTCGCGACAACCCCGAGCTGTTCGCGACGTACCGCCCGGCGGTGGTGACCGGTCCGGCATCCGCTCACGCGGTCGCGGTGGACCGTGGCGGCGTGACGGTGGTGGCGACACGACTACCCGTCGGACTCTCCCGTCTCGGCGGATGGGGCGAGACGCAGCTCCTGCGCCGCGACGTCGCCGCGGTCGACGCGTTGACCGGTCGCCGTATCGAGCCTGGGCCGGTGCGGGTGGAGGAACTGCTCGCGGACTATCCGGTGGCGCTGCTGGTGGACGCTCGATGA